In Rhodococcus pseudokoreensis, the DNA window TGTAACAGTTCGCCGCGTGGCGGCGACACATCCCGGAAGGTCCATTACGGATCGGTAACTTCGACGGTTCCCGGGCCGCCGACGGCGTTTACCAACCTACTTACGGTGCCGTAGGCTGAACAAAGTCAAATTTGAGCTACTGGAGGCATTACACATGGCGAGGGACCTGACCCAACTCGAACTGCTGCAGGAGTTGTCGCCGGTTGCAGAAGAGAACGTCAACCGCCACCTCTCCATGGCCAAGGAATGGCATCCCCACGACTATGTTCCGTGGGACGAAGGACGCAACTTCGCCGCGATGGGCGGCAGCGATTGGGACCCCGAGCAGTCGCAGCTCGACGAGGTCGCCAAGGCCGCGATGATCACGAACCTCCTCACCGAGGACAACCTGCCGTCGTACCACCGCGAGATCGCCGAGAACTTCTCGCAGGACGGCGCGTGGGGAACGTGGGTCGGTCGCTGGACCGCCGAGGAGAACCGACACGGAATCGTGATGCGCGATTACCTCGTCGTGACCCGCGCCGTGGACCCCGTCCAGCTCGAGCGCTTCCGCATGGAGCACATGACGAACGGCTTCGCGTCCCCCGCCGACGTCGACGCGGGCTTCCTCCACTCCGTCGCGTACGTCACGTTCCAGGAACTCGCCACCCGCGTGAGCCACCGCAACACCGGTAAGGCGTGCAAGGACCCCATCGCCGACAAGATGCTGCAGCGCATCGCGGCCGACGAGAACCTGCACATGATCTTCTACCGCAACATGTGCGGTGCGGCCCTCGACCTCGCGCCCGACCAGGCGCTCGAGGCCGTCAACATGATCGTCCAGAACTTCCAGATGCCGGGCGCCGGTATGCCGAACTTCCGGCGCAACGGTGTCCTCATGGCCAAGCACGGCATCTACGACCTGCGTCAGCACCTCGAAGAGGTCGTGATGCCCGTCCTGCGCAAGTGGAACATCTTCGAGCGGAACGATTTCACCTCCCGCGGCGAAGAGATCCGCGAGAGCCTCGGCAAGTTCCTCGAGAACCTCGAAGGCCAGGCCACCAAGTTCGAGGAGCAGCGCGACCGCATGCTGGCCCGCGAGGCCAAGAAGCGCGAGCAGAAGGCTTCCTGACGTAAACAGTTATCCTGTGCCCGGTACCGGATTCGGTACCGGGCACAGTTTTTTCCAGCACTTTCCCAGAGGTCGTCAATGTCATCCCTTCGTATCGGATCGC includes these proteins:
- a CDS encoding acyl-ACP desaturase, producing MARDLTQLELLQELSPVAEENVNRHLSMAKEWHPHDYVPWDEGRNFAAMGGSDWDPEQSQLDEVAKAAMITNLLTEDNLPSYHREIAENFSQDGAWGTWVGRWTAEENRHGIVMRDYLVVTRAVDPVQLERFRMEHMTNGFASPADVDAGFLHSVAYVTFQELATRVSHRNTGKACKDPIADKMLQRIAADENLHMIFYRNMCGAALDLAPDQALEAVNMIVQNFQMPGAGMPNFRRNGVLMAKHGIYDLRQHLEEVVMPVLRKWNIFERNDFTSRGEEIRESLGKFLENLEGQATKFEEQRDRMLAREAKKREQKAS